From one Doryrhamphus excisus isolate RoL2022-K1 chromosome 9, RoL_Dexc_1.0, whole genome shotgun sequence genomic stretch:
- the pou2f1b gene encoding POU domain, class 2, transcription factor 1b isoform X2 has product MADGGAASQDESSGTDVKVEPETPRCAMESGDRNTGIQTNGLDFQRPSVPTTNAITNAHAQALLQQLTLTPAQQQLLIHQAQAQLLAAAVQHSANQQNGTTGASISASAATPITQLPLSQPIQISPLQQQNLSLPQFVLVQPGHPIATPLQPAQFIISQTPHAQQSILQAQSLLTQLPQSQANPLPNQPSISLATQPATPTRTTAATPIQSLPHSQTPPKRLDTPTLEEPSDLEELEQFAKTFKQRRIKLGFTQGDVGLAMGKLYGNDFSQTTISRFEALNLSFKNMCKLKPLLEKWLNDAVCAENLTSDQTLSSPLGSSSITIEGINRRRKKRTSIETNIRVALEKSFLEQNQKPTSEEITMIADQLNMEKEVIRVWFCNRRQKEKRINPPSTGSSGGGGTPIKTIFTPSSPLVASTASLVSSPTINTPTTLTVNPVMPLTTTSVSSLSFTGTTVGATNTASVISTTPVITTVTSSPSLSPSPTTVQSTTATENKVGTQAHTIVTQAPTSIGTATLGAGQVMVAASGLSAALQGATQLPTSANFAAMAAAAGLNPGLMASSQFTPGGALLSLAPGGLGGALSPALMSNSTLATIQALASSGTIPITSLDGSNLLFANTSTGSAPNLVTTPLFLNPQNLSLLTSNPVSLVSAGAGGLQVTADAHHQATTTITTASKAQ; this is encoded by the exons ATGGCGGACGGAGGAGCAGCGAGTCAAGATGAGAGTTCAGGAACAG ATGTAAAAGTGGAGCCAGAAACTCCTCGATGTGCAATGGAAAGTGGGGACAGGAACACTG GAATCCAAACCAATGGGTTGGACTTTCAGAGGCCGTCTGTGCCAACCACAAATGCAATCACCAATGCACACGCACAAGCCCTCCTCCAACAG CTGACTCTGACACCGGCACAGCAGCAGCTGTTGATCCACCAGGCCCAGGCTCAGCTTCTGGCTGCAGCCGTGCAGCATTCAGCCAACCAGCAGAACGGCACCACCGGGGCCAGTATCTCAGCATCCGCAGCCACGCCCATCACCCAGCTACCCCTGTCGCAGCCCATCCAGATCTCTCCC ctgcagcagcagaaTTTAAGTCTTCCCCAGTTTGTTCTGGTGCAGCCTGGCCATCCGATCGCCACGCCACTGCAGCCTGCTCAGTTCATCATCTCACAGACACCGCATGCCCAACAGA GCATATTGCAAGCCCAGAGTCTTCTAACACAACTACCTCAAAGCCAAGCCAACCCTCTGCCGAATCAACCAAGCATATCCCTTGCAACACAG CCTGCGACTCCAACACGCACCACAGCGGCCACACCCATTCAGTCGCTGCCTCACAGTCAGACACCCCCCAAACGCTTGGACACACCCACTCTGGAGGAGCCAAGTGATCTGGAGGAACTGGAGCAGTTTGCCAAGACCTTCAAACAGAGGCGGATTAAACTGGGCTTTACACAG GGAGATGTTGGCCTGGCCATGGGTAAGCTGTATGGAAATGACTTCAGCCAAACTACTATCTCTCGCTTCGAGGCCTTGAATCTGAGCTTTAAGAACATGTGCAAACTTAAGCCATTGCTGGAGAAGTGGCTCAATGATGCA GTTTGTGCAGAGAACCTGACTTCTGACCAGACGCTGTCCAGCCCCCTCGGGTCATCAAGCATAACCATTGAGGGGATCAACCGCAGACGGAAGAAGAGGACCAGTATTGAGACCAACATTCGCGTGGCCTTAGAAAAGAGCTTTTTGGAG CAGAACCAAAAACCTACCTCTGAAGAGATCACCATGATCGCCGACCAGCTCAACATGGAGAAGGAGGTTATTCGGGTCTGGTTCTGCAATCGCCGGCAGAAGGAGAAGAGGATCAACCCGCCGAGCACTGGCAGCAGTGGCGGGGGTGGCACCCCCATCAAAACCATCTTCACACCCAGTAGCCCTTTG GTGGCCAGCACGGCAAGCCTGGTCAGCAGTCCGACTATAAACACACCCACCACGCTGACTGTCAACCCAGTGATGCCTCTCACCACCACCAGCGTCTCCAGTTTGTCTTTCACAG GCACAACAGTTGGAGCCACCAACACAGCGTCCGTCATCTCCACCACACCCGTAATTACCACGGTAACCAGCTCTCCGTCTCTAAGCCCGTCCCCCACAACCGTTCAGTCCACTACCGCCACAGAGAATAAAGTCGGTACTCAGGCGCACACCATCGTCACGCAGGCCCCAACATCCATAGGCACCGCCACCCTCGGGGCGGGCCAGGTGATGGTGGCAGCTTCGGGGCTGTCGGCAGCGCTTCAAGGGGCCACTCAATTGCCCACCAGCGCAAATTTTGCCGCCATGGCTGCCGCTGCAGGGCTGAACCCAGGGCTGATGGCCTCCTCCCAGTTCACTCCAGG TGGGGCCTTGCTGAGTCTGGCTCCTGGTGGCCTTGGAGGCGCCCTGAGTCCTGCCCTCATGAGCAACAGCACCCTGGCCACCATCCAAG CCCTTGCATCGAGCGGCACCATCCCGATAACGTCACTGGACGGCAGCAACCTGTTGTTTGCCAACACCTCCACCGGCAGCGCGCCCAACTTGGTGACCACGCCGCTCTTCCTCAACCCCCAGAACCTGTCACTGCTCACCAGCAACCCGGTCAGCCTGGTGTCGGCCGGGGCGGGCGGTCTGCAGGTCACGGCCGACGCTCACCACCAAGCCACCACGACCATTACCACTGCCTCCAAGGCGCAGTGA
- the pou2f1b gene encoding POU domain, class 2, transcription factor 1b isoform X3 has protein sequence MADGGAASQDESSGTDVKVEPETPRCAMESGDRNTGIQTNGLDFQRPSVPTTNAITNAHAQALLQQLTLTPAQQQLLIHQAQAQLLAAAVQHSANQQNGTTGASISASAATPITQLPLSQPIQISPQLQQQNLSLPQFVLVQPGHPIATPLQPAQFIISQTPHAQQSILQAQSLLTQLPQSQANPLPNQPSISLATQPATPTRTTAATPIQSLPHSQTPPKRLDTPTLEEPSDLEELEQFAKTFKQRRIKLGFTQGDVGLAMGKLYGNDFSQTTISRFEALNLSFKNMCKLKPLLEKWLNDAVCAENLTSDQTLSSPLGSSSITIEGINRRRKKRTSIETNIRVALEKSFLENQKPTSEEITMIADQLNMEKEVIRVWFCNRRQKEKRINPPSTGSSGGGGTPIKTIFTPSSPLVASTASLVSSPTINTPTTLTVNPVMPLTTTSVSSLSFTGTTVGATNTASVISTTPVITTVTSSPSLSPSPTTVQSTTATENKVGTQAHTIVTQAPTSIGTATLGAGQVMVAASGLSAALQGATQLPTSANFAAMAAAAGLNPGLMASSQFTPGGALLSLAPGGLGGALSPALMSNSTLATIQALASSGTIPITSLDGSNLLFANTSTGSAPNLVTTPLFLNPQNLSLLTSNPVSLVSAGAGGLQVTADAHHQATTTITTASKAQ, from the exons ATGGCGGACGGAGGAGCAGCGAGTCAAGATGAGAGTTCAGGAACAG ATGTAAAAGTGGAGCCAGAAACTCCTCGATGTGCAATGGAAAGTGGGGACAGGAACACTG GAATCCAAACCAATGGGTTGGACTTTCAGAGGCCGTCTGTGCCAACCACAAATGCAATCACCAATGCACACGCACAAGCCCTCCTCCAACAG CTGACTCTGACACCGGCACAGCAGCAGCTGTTGATCCACCAGGCCCAGGCTCAGCTTCTGGCTGCAGCCGTGCAGCATTCAGCCAACCAGCAGAACGGCACCACCGGGGCCAGTATCTCAGCATCCGCAGCCACGCCCATCACCCAGCTACCCCTGTCGCAGCCCATCCAGATCTCTCCC cagctgcagcagcagaaTTTAAGTCTTCCCCAGTTTGTTCTGGTGCAGCCTGGCCATCCGATCGCCACGCCACTGCAGCCTGCTCAGTTCATCATCTCACAGACACCGCATGCCCAACAGA GCATATTGCAAGCCCAGAGTCTTCTAACACAACTACCTCAAAGCCAAGCCAACCCTCTGCCGAATCAACCAAGCATATCCCTTGCAACACAG CCTGCGACTCCAACACGCACCACAGCGGCCACACCCATTCAGTCGCTGCCTCACAGTCAGACACCCCCCAAACGCTTGGACACACCCACTCTGGAGGAGCCAAGTGATCTGGAGGAACTGGAGCAGTTTGCCAAGACCTTCAAACAGAGGCGGATTAAACTGGGCTTTACACAG GGAGATGTTGGCCTGGCCATGGGTAAGCTGTATGGAAATGACTTCAGCCAAACTACTATCTCTCGCTTCGAGGCCTTGAATCTGAGCTTTAAGAACATGTGCAAACTTAAGCCATTGCTGGAGAAGTGGCTCAATGATGCA GTTTGTGCAGAGAACCTGACTTCTGACCAGACGCTGTCCAGCCCCCTCGGGTCATCAAGCATAACCATTGAGGGGATCAACCGCAGACGGAAGAAGAGGACCAGTATTGAGACCAACATTCGCGTGGCCTTAGAAAAGAGCTTTTTGGAG AACCAAAAACCTACCTCTGAAGAGATCACCATGATCGCCGACCAGCTCAACATGGAGAAGGAGGTTATTCGGGTCTGGTTCTGCAATCGCCGGCAGAAGGAGAAGAGGATCAACCCGCCGAGCACTGGCAGCAGTGGCGGGGGTGGCACCCCCATCAAAACCATCTTCACACCCAGTAGCCCTTTG GTGGCCAGCACGGCAAGCCTGGTCAGCAGTCCGACTATAAACACACCCACCACGCTGACTGTCAACCCAGTGATGCCTCTCACCACCACCAGCGTCTCCAGTTTGTCTTTCACAG GCACAACAGTTGGAGCCACCAACACAGCGTCCGTCATCTCCACCACACCCGTAATTACCACGGTAACCAGCTCTCCGTCTCTAAGCCCGTCCCCCACAACCGTTCAGTCCACTACCGCCACAGAGAATAAAGTCGGTACTCAGGCGCACACCATCGTCACGCAGGCCCCAACATCCATAGGCACCGCCACCCTCGGGGCGGGCCAGGTGATGGTGGCAGCTTCGGGGCTGTCGGCAGCGCTTCAAGGGGCCACTCAATTGCCCACCAGCGCAAATTTTGCCGCCATGGCTGCCGCTGCAGGGCTGAACCCAGGGCTGATGGCCTCCTCCCAGTTCACTCCAGG TGGGGCCTTGCTGAGTCTGGCTCCTGGTGGCCTTGGAGGCGCCCTGAGTCCTGCCCTCATGAGCAACAGCACCCTGGCCACCATCCAAG CCCTTGCATCGAGCGGCACCATCCCGATAACGTCACTGGACGGCAGCAACCTGTTGTTTGCCAACACCTCCACCGGCAGCGCGCCCAACTTGGTGACCACGCCGCTCTTCCTCAACCCCCAGAACCTGTCACTGCTCACCAGCAACCCGGTCAGCCTGGTGTCGGCCGGGGCGGGCGGTCTGCAGGTCACGGCCGACGCTCACCACCAAGCCACCACGACCATTACCACTGCCTCCAAGGCGCAGTGA
- the pou2f1b gene encoding POU domain, class 2, transcription factor 1b isoform X7, whose amino-acid sequence MLETAGGAKTDVKVEPETPRCAMESGDRNTGIQTNGLDFQRPSVPTTNAITNAHAQALLQQLTLTPAQQQLLIHQAQAQLLAAAVQHSANQQNGTTGASISASAATPITQLPLSQPIQISPQLQQQNLSLPQFVLVQPGHPIATPLQPAQFIISQTPHAQQSILQAQSLLTQLPQSQANPLPNQPSISLATQPATPTRTTAATPIQSLPHSQTPPKRLDTPTLEEPSDLEELEQFAKTFKQRRIKLGFTQGDVGLAMGKLYGNDFSQTTISRFEALNLSFKNMCKLKPLLEKWLNDAVCAENLTSDQTLSSPLGSSSITIEGINRRRKKRTSIETNIRVALEKSFLEQNQKPTSEEITMIADQLNMEKEVIRVWFCNRRQKEKRINPPSTGSSGGGGTPIKTIFTPSSPLVASTASLVSSPTINTPTTLTVNPVMPLTTTSVSSLSFTGTTVGATNTASVISTTPVITTVTSSPSLSPSPTTVQSTTATENKVGTQAHTIVTQAPTSIGTATLGAGQVMVAASGLSAALQGATQLPTSANFAAMAAAAGLNPGLMASSQFTPGGALLSLAPGGLGGALSPALMSNSTLATIQALASSGTIPITSLDGSNLLFANTSTGSAPNLVTTPLFLNPQNLSLLTSNPVSLVSAGAGGLQVTADAHHQATTTITTASKAQ is encoded by the exons ATGCTTGAAACCGCAGGTGGAGCTAAAACCG ATGTAAAAGTGGAGCCAGAAACTCCTCGATGTGCAATGGAAAGTGGGGACAGGAACACTG GAATCCAAACCAATGGGTTGGACTTTCAGAGGCCGTCTGTGCCAACCACAAATGCAATCACCAATGCACACGCACAAGCCCTCCTCCAACAG CTGACTCTGACACCGGCACAGCAGCAGCTGTTGATCCACCAGGCCCAGGCTCAGCTTCTGGCTGCAGCCGTGCAGCATTCAGCCAACCAGCAGAACGGCACCACCGGGGCCAGTATCTCAGCATCCGCAGCCACGCCCATCACCCAGCTACCCCTGTCGCAGCCCATCCAGATCTCTCCC cagctgcagcagcagaaTTTAAGTCTTCCCCAGTTTGTTCTGGTGCAGCCTGGCCATCCGATCGCCACGCCACTGCAGCCTGCTCAGTTCATCATCTCACAGACACCGCATGCCCAACAGA GCATATTGCAAGCCCAGAGTCTTCTAACACAACTACCTCAAAGCCAAGCCAACCCTCTGCCGAATCAACCAAGCATATCCCTTGCAACACAG CCTGCGACTCCAACACGCACCACAGCGGCCACACCCATTCAGTCGCTGCCTCACAGTCAGACACCCCCCAAACGCTTGGACACACCCACTCTGGAGGAGCCAAGTGATCTGGAGGAACTGGAGCAGTTTGCCAAGACCTTCAAACAGAGGCGGATTAAACTGGGCTTTACACAG GGAGATGTTGGCCTGGCCATGGGTAAGCTGTATGGAAATGACTTCAGCCAAACTACTATCTCTCGCTTCGAGGCCTTGAATCTGAGCTTTAAGAACATGTGCAAACTTAAGCCATTGCTGGAGAAGTGGCTCAATGATGCA GTTTGTGCAGAGAACCTGACTTCTGACCAGACGCTGTCCAGCCCCCTCGGGTCATCAAGCATAACCATTGAGGGGATCAACCGCAGACGGAAGAAGAGGACCAGTATTGAGACCAACATTCGCGTGGCCTTAGAAAAGAGCTTTTTGGAG CAGAACCAAAAACCTACCTCTGAAGAGATCACCATGATCGCCGACCAGCTCAACATGGAGAAGGAGGTTATTCGGGTCTGGTTCTGCAATCGCCGGCAGAAGGAGAAGAGGATCAACCCGCCGAGCACTGGCAGCAGTGGCGGGGGTGGCACCCCCATCAAAACCATCTTCACACCCAGTAGCCCTTTG GTGGCCAGCACGGCAAGCCTGGTCAGCAGTCCGACTATAAACACACCCACCACGCTGACTGTCAACCCAGTGATGCCTCTCACCACCACCAGCGTCTCCAGTTTGTCTTTCACAG GCACAACAGTTGGAGCCACCAACACAGCGTCCGTCATCTCCACCACACCCGTAATTACCACGGTAACCAGCTCTCCGTCTCTAAGCCCGTCCCCCACAACCGTTCAGTCCACTACCGCCACAGAGAATAAAGTCGGTACTCAGGCGCACACCATCGTCACGCAGGCCCCAACATCCATAGGCACCGCCACCCTCGGGGCGGGCCAGGTGATGGTGGCAGCTTCGGGGCTGTCGGCAGCGCTTCAAGGGGCCACTCAATTGCCCACCAGCGCAAATTTTGCCGCCATGGCTGCCGCTGCAGGGCTGAACCCAGGGCTGATGGCCTCCTCCCAGTTCACTCCAGG TGGGGCCTTGCTGAGTCTGGCTCCTGGTGGCCTTGGAGGCGCCCTGAGTCCTGCCCTCATGAGCAACAGCACCCTGGCCACCATCCAAG CCCTTGCATCGAGCGGCACCATCCCGATAACGTCACTGGACGGCAGCAACCTGTTGTTTGCCAACACCTCCACCGGCAGCGCGCCCAACTTGGTGACCACGCCGCTCTTCCTCAACCCCCAGAACCTGTCACTGCTCACCAGCAACCCGGTCAGCCTGGTGTCGGCCGGGGCGGGCGGTCTGCAGGTCACGGCCGACGCTCACCACCAAGCCACCACGACCATTACCACTGCCTCCAAGGCGCAGTGA